A window of the Egibacter rhizosphaerae genome harbors these coding sequences:
- a CDS encoding MMPL family transporter: protein MEALGSDARTDEGGRPQLLSLTAGLPEGTAAAPDQPVTGPDATDPDATDPDATGPDVTSPDVTGDARVGATLGEAVATNPQLASLVSDDFDADAGTARATVLVVPLDPGLTERERTDAGERLQGAFAEAGDGAQAEVDVTVFSDGLFGEGLLEAIRGEVPRLFGSALLTVLLILALAYRSVLDVAVGFAGLVATVVWTLGFAALLGPQHLGWTGPLTQLVVVIPVLLVGLGIDYSVHLTARYREQRAAGQPPPAAAGRALHTVGAALVLATAATAVGFGSIAIAPLQMLADFGVFVAAGVVCAFLLMGLSCPRPACGGTAGAAATGPPRFGSSGSPG, encoded by the coding sequence GTGGAGGCGTTGGGCAGCGACGCGCGCACCGACGAGGGAGGTCGGCCGCAGCTGCTGTCGCTGACGGCGGGCCTCCCCGAGGGAACCGCAGCGGCACCGGACCAACCCGTCACGGGCCCCGATGCCACGGACCCCGATGCCACGGACCCCGATGCCACGGGCCCCGACGTGACGAGCCCCGACGTGACGGGCGACGCCCGGGTGGGCGCGACCCTCGGTGAGGCGGTGGCCACGAACCCGCAATTGGCGAGCCTGGTCTCCGACGACTTCGACGCCGACGCGGGGACCGCGCGCGCCACCGTGCTCGTCGTGCCGCTCGATCCCGGACTCACCGAGCGCGAACGCACCGACGCCGGGGAGCGCCTGCAGGGCGCCTTCGCCGAAGCCGGGGACGGCGCGCAGGCCGAGGTCGACGTGACCGTGTTCTCCGACGGTCTCTTCGGCGAGGGGCTGCTCGAGGCGATCCGGGGCGAGGTTCCGAGGCTGTTCGGCTCGGCGCTGCTGACCGTGCTGCTGATCCTGGCGCTCGCGTACCGGTCGGTGCTCGACGTGGCCGTCGGGTTCGCCGGGCTCGTGGCCACGGTGGTTTGGACGCTCGGGTTCGCGGCGCTGCTGGGCCCGCAGCACCTCGGGTGGACCGGCCCGCTGACCCAGCTGGTGGTGGTCATCCCGGTCCTGCTGGTCGGCCTCGGGATCGACTACTCGGTGCACCTGACCGCCCGGTACCGCGAGCAGCGCGCGGCCGGACAACCGCCGCCGGCGGCAGCCGGGCGCGCACTCCACACGGTCGGCGCCGCGCTCGTCCTCGCCACGGCCGCGACCGCCGTCGGGTTCGGCTCGATCGCGATCGCGCCGCTGCAGATGCTCGCCGACTTCGGCGTGTTCGTGGCGGCCGGCGTGGTGTGCGCCTTCCTGCTCATGGGTCTCTCGTGCCCGCGGCCCGCGTGTGGCGGGACGGCCGGAGCCGCAGCAACGGGACCACCGCGGTTCGGGAGCTCGGGCTCGCCGGGCTGA
- a CDS encoding TetR family transcriptional regulator yields MMARTGRRPGNVDTRSEILAAARQQFAVDGFSGATIRRIAAAAGVDPALVHHYFGNKRQLFVASLELPFDPTPVVGSVLPGEAERAGERLVRTLLEVWGTDNGQAMMQSLLRSALTDEQVMRTLREFMLETMVSPLVVEIAPDQHRFRTTLLASQVMGLAILRHVARVEPLASADPEMVVAAVAPTLQRYLSGDVGGA; encoded by the coding sequence CTGATGGCCCGTACCGGCAGACGGCCCGGCAACGTCGACACGCGCAGCGAGATCCTCGCGGCGGCGCGGCAGCAGTTCGCCGTCGACGGCTTCTCGGGAGCGACGATCCGCCGGATCGCCGCCGCCGCGGGTGTCGACCCGGCGCTGGTCCATCACTACTTCGGCAACAAGCGGCAGTTGTTCGTCGCGTCCCTGGAGCTCCCGTTCGATCCCACCCCGGTCGTCGGATCGGTGCTTCCCGGTGAGGCGGAGCGTGCCGGGGAGCGGCTCGTCCGCACCCTGCTCGAGGTCTGGGGGACCGACAACGGGCAGGCCATGATGCAGTCCCTCCTGCGGTCGGCCCTGACCGACGAGCAGGTCATGCGAACGTTGCGGGAGTTCATGCTCGAGACCATGGTGTCCCCGCTGGTCGTCGAGATCGCCCCCGACCAACATCGGTTCCGCACCACGCTCCTGGCGTCCCAGGTCATGGGGCTCGCGATCCTGCGCCACGTCGCCCGGGTCGAACCGCTCGCCTCGGCGGACCCCGAGATGGTGGTCGCCGCGGTCGCTCCGACGCTCCAGCGGTACCTCAGCGGCGACGTGGGCGGAGCCTAG
- a CDS encoding SRPBCC family protein — MNWWSCEVTVQIEIPASAAQVWGVLARPDRYPDWNPARRGLAR, encoded by the coding sequence GTGAACTGGTGGTCGTGCGAAGTGACTGTGCAGATCGAGATCCCTGCCTCCGCGGCGCAGGTTTGGGGCGTGCTCGCCCGACCGGATCGATATCCGGACTGGAACCCCGCACGTCGTGGCCTGGCAAGGTGA
- a CDS encoding phosphotransferase family protein, protein MTAPAHDLVVWLRRRLERPDLTTSLLGSGTDHEVYAADDDLVVRVARTHDLARGHALVREASLLTYLSGRLGIAIPVPVLVDAGRGVLVCRRIAGRSLLGMGVNDPLAVAAPLADALSKLHATPITLASEMAAPDPYPLPTWRDDAADTYRSIAGELPIDARRALEAFLASPTPHEPTAIALCHNDLGAEHLLVDPQDGRLTGIIDWSDAALTDPCRDFARLFRDFGPRVLERILGEYSCELGVGSRDRIAFYARCTLIEDLAFGFEAGDRRYRDAAIAHLEHTFRRHP, encoded by the coding sequence ATGACCGCACCCGCGCACGATCTGGTTGTGTGGCTACGCCGACGTCTCGAACGCCCGGATCTGACCACGTCGCTGCTGGGCAGCGGAACCGACCATGAGGTCTACGCCGCCGACGACGATCTCGTCGTACGCGTGGCGAGGACGCACGATCTTGCACGCGGCCATGCGCTCGTTCGCGAGGCGTCGCTGCTCACCTACCTTTCTGGTCGCCTCGGAATCGCGATCCCGGTGCCCGTGCTCGTCGACGCGGGTCGTGGAGTGCTCGTCTGCCGTCGCATTGCCGGCCGGTCGCTGCTGGGCATGGGGGTCAATGACCCGCTGGCTGTCGCAGCGCCGCTCGCCGACGCCCTCTCGAAGCTCCATGCGACACCGATCACGTTGGCCTCTGAGATGGCAGCCCCGGACCCTTACCCGCTGCCGACCTGGCGTGACGACGCCGCGGACACCTACCGCAGCATCGCCGGCGAGCTTCCGATCGATGCGCGGCGAGCGCTCGAGGCGTTCCTCGCCTCTCCGACACCTCACGAGCCGACAGCGATCGCACTCTGTCACAACGATCTTGGTGCCGAGCATCTGCTGGTCGATCCGCAAGACGGACGCTTGACCGGAATCATCGACTGGAGCGACGCGGCCCTGACCGACCCCTGCCGCGACTTCGCCCGACTGTTCCGCGACTTCGGTCCTCGCGTCCTGGAGCGGATCCTTGGCGAGTACTCCTGCGAGTTGGGTGTCGGAAGCCGCGACCGGATAGCGTTCTACGCACGCTGCACCCTGATCGAAGACCTCGCCTTCGGTTTCGAGGCCGGTGACCGGCGATACCGAGACGCCGCGATCGCCCATCTCGAACACACATTTCGGCGGCACCCGTAA
- a CDS encoding FAD-dependent oxidoreductase, with protein MAHVRTALIVGGGVAGPVAAVALHKAGIEAVVYEAYADSAEGVGAFLGLGLNGIDALRAVDMDKPVLARGFPTPRMVIMNGNAKVLADFPNGGALADGTRAVTITRPDLYTALRAEVLRRGIRVEHGKQLVDAHISAEGVQARFADGSIAEADLLIGADGLRSTVRRLIDPAAPEATYVGFLNTGGYARGIDIPGEAGVNYLVFGKRSFFGYIKAPDGDIWWFANPPTPSEPDPAELAAITPEQWRTHLTELFTDDATPALEVIDRTEDNFSGWITYDLPSVPTWHNHRMLIIGDAAHAVSPSAGQGASMAIEDAVTLGKCLRDRPHTPDALARYEQLRRGRVERVVAQGRRNGNGKTAGPVGRIARDLFMPLAMRYMFRAGRDPFLWLWDHHIDWTAPARTP; from the coding sequence ATGGCCCACGTGCGAACCGCACTGATCGTCGGTGGCGGCGTCGCCGGCCCGGTCGCCGCCGTCGCGCTGCACAAGGCCGGCATCGAAGCGGTCGTCTACGAGGCCTACGCCGACAGCGCCGAAGGCGTCGGGGCGTTCCTCGGCCTCGGACTGAACGGCATCGACGCGCTCCGCGCAGTCGACATGGACAAGCCAGTGCTCGCACGCGGGTTCCCGACCCCACGGATGGTCATCATGAATGGGAACGCCAAGGTCCTCGCCGACTTCCCCAACGGCGGAGCGCTCGCCGACGGCACCCGCGCGGTCACCATCACCCGACCCGACCTCTACACCGCCTTGCGAGCAGAGGTGCTGCGGCGGGGGATCCGCGTGGAGCACGGCAAACAGCTCGTCGACGCGCACATCAGCGCCGAAGGTGTGCAGGCACGGTTCGCTGACGGCAGCATCGCGGAGGCGGACCTGCTCATTGGCGCCGACGGGCTCCGCTCGACGGTCCGCCGGCTCATCGACCCCGCCGCACCCGAGGCGACCTATGTCGGGTTCCTCAACACCGGCGGCTACGCCCGCGGCATCGACATTCCCGGAGAAGCGGGCGTCAACTACCTCGTCTTCGGCAAACGTTCCTTCTTCGGCTACATCAAAGCTCCCGACGGGGACATCTGGTGGTTCGCCAACCCACCGACGCCAAGCGAGCCCGACCCCGCCGAACTCGCCGCGATAACACCCGAACAGTGGCGCACCCACCTCACCGAGCTGTTCACCGACGACGCCACCCCCGCCCTCGAGGTCATCGACCGCACCGAGGACAACTTTTCCGGTTGGATCACCTACGACCTGCCGTCGGTGCCGACCTGGCACAACCACCGCATGCTCATCATCGGCGACGCCGCCCACGCAGTGTCCCCGTCCGCCGGGCAAGGCGCCTCCATGGCCATCGAAGACGCCGTCACGCTCGGCAAATGCCTCCGCGACAGGCCGCACACGCCCGACGCCCTCGCCCGCTACGAACAACTGCGCCGCGGCCGCGTCGAACGCGTGGTCGCGCAAGGACGCCGCAACGGCAACGGCAAGACCGCCGGACCCGTCGGACGCATCGCCCGCGACCTGTTCATGCCACTGGCCATGCGCTACATGTTCCGAGCCGGCCGGGACCCCTTCCTGTGGCTGTGGGACCACCACATCGACTGGACCGCGCCGGCCCGTACCCCCTGA
- a CDS encoding response regulator transcription factor — translation MSRSPDAGVRVVLADDQTLVRAGFRLILERDERIEVVGEAADGQEGVELARRLAPDVVLMDIRMPVMDGLEATRRILGDQRTVGTRVVVLTTFELDDYVFEALRAGASGFLLKETEPEELRSAVHEVHAGQALLSPSVTRRVIAQFAQAPHQRPKEPERLELLTDREREVVALIAQGLTNNEIGQRLFMSPATAKTHASRAMTKLHARDRAQLVVIAYETGLAGPR, via the coding sequence GTGAGCCGGTCGCCGGACGCCGGTGTCCGGGTCGTGCTCGCCGACGACCAGACCCTGGTCCGGGCCGGCTTCCGGCTGATCCTCGAGCGCGACGAGCGCATCGAGGTCGTCGGAGAAGCCGCCGACGGACAGGAGGGCGTCGAGCTGGCGCGCCGGCTGGCCCCCGACGTGGTGCTCATGGACATTCGCATGCCGGTCATGGACGGCTTGGAGGCCACCAGGCGCATCCTGGGCGACCAGCGGACGGTCGGTACCCGTGTCGTGGTGCTGACCACGTTCGAGCTCGACGACTACGTCTTCGAAGCGCTCCGTGCCGGCGCGAGCGGCTTCCTGCTCAAGGAGACCGAGCCCGAGGAGCTCCGCAGCGCCGTCCATGAGGTCCACGCCGGTCAAGCGCTGCTGTCGCCAAGCGTGACCCGCCGTGTCATCGCCCAGTTCGCGCAGGCCCCCCACCAGCGTCCCAAGGAGCCCGAACGTCTGGAGCTCCTCACCGACCGGGAACGCGAGGTCGTGGCGCTGATCGCCCAGGGGCTGACCAACAACGAGATCGGCCAGCGGCTGTTCATGAGCCCGGCTACCGCCAAGACCCACGCCAGTCGCGCCATGACCAAGCTCCACGCCCGCGACCGTGCCCAACTCGTCGTCATCGCCTATGAGACCGGCCTTGCCGGACCACGCTGA
- a CDS encoding sensor histidine kinase → MACGADERGQGLVGYPGGPVTVVLMAAIYVVAAAGQRRWAWLAAALFAGGGAVFRAVVEGDPLVSIALNSALFVLVALLGDAVYSRRALRQEVQARLRQVDVEREREAQRRVIDERMRIARELHDVMAHTIATVTVQAGVATDSLDDRSEDTRTALQTIRGSARQAMAELRATVSVLRDGDDPSPLAPAPALADLPALVESAGQDGLRIDLHAAAAGDALPATTELTAYRIVQEAVTNVIRHAGATSAVITVDQRGGQLEIIVDDDGRGSDGTGSVGYGLQGMRERAEAVGGRLHAGPRADGGFRVHAHLPTAGPGS, encoded by the coding sequence ATGGCCTGCGGCGCCGATGAGCGGGGACAGGGACTAGTGGGGTACCCGGGCGGGCCGGTCACGGTGGTGCTGATGGCGGCGATCTACGTCGTCGCTGCAGCCGGACAGCGGCGTTGGGCGTGGCTGGCCGCGGCGCTGTTCGCGGGCGGCGGCGCCGTCTTCCGCGCCGTCGTCGAAGGCGATCCGCTGGTTTCGATCGCGCTGAACTCGGCGCTGTTCGTGCTCGTGGCGCTGCTCGGCGACGCCGTCTACAGCCGTCGGGCGCTCCGGCAGGAGGTGCAGGCACGTCTCCGCCAAGTCGACGTCGAGCGGGAGCGGGAGGCGCAGCGGCGCGTGATCGACGAGCGCATGCGCATCGCTCGGGAGCTGCACGACGTGATGGCGCACACCATCGCCACGGTGACCGTGCAGGCCGGCGTGGCCACCGACAGCCTCGACGACCGTTCCGAGGACACCCGCACGGCGCTGCAGACGATCCGCGGCAGCGCCCGGCAAGCCATGGCCGAGTTGCGGGCGACCGTGAGCGTGCTACGCGACGGCGATGACCCGTCCCCGCTCGCGCCCGCCCCCGCCCTCGCAGACCTTCCCGCGCTCGTGGAGTCCGCTGGTCAGGACGGCCTGCGCATCGACCTGCACGCGGCGGCTGCCGGTGACGCCCTGCCCGCCACGACCGAGCTCACGGCCTACCGGATCGTCCAGGAGGCAGTGACCAACGTGATCCGTCACGCCGGTGCGACCTCCGCGGTGATCACCGTCGACCAGCGCGGAGGGCAGCTGGAGATCATCGTCGACGACGACGGACGGGGATCCGATGGGACCGGCTCGGTGGGGTACGGGCTGCAGGGGATGCGCGAGCGCGCCGAGGCGGTCGGCGGCCGGCTGCACGCAGGCCCCAGAGCCGACGGCGGATTCCGCGTGCACGCCCACCTGCCGACCGCAGGTCCGGGCTCGTGA
- a CDS encoding multicopper oxidase family protein: MRRPPVRRAIRWVALLVATVALTAVAAGAWVYAQAQESTVDDLDFANPLAIPPLLEPDIDADGRKTFDLTLQSGETDFLPGAQTATWGANDTYLGPTLRARRGDDVRIRVANDLAEPTTLHWHGMALPGAMDGGPHQMIDPGEIWQPHWLIDQPAATLWYHPHPHGRTADHVYRGIAGMFIIDEHDTDELALPSDYGVDDIPVIVQDKQFDGDGQLSTAEGPASLVGVLGDDILVNGTHNPHLDVADQRVRLRLLNASNARVYDFGFDDDRRFALIGSDSGLLDEPVDSTRVQLAPGERAEIIVELHPGERTTLRSYPPDLGMGFPLERTNGGHDTFDVLQLRAADQLRDAPPLPGTLASVERHRPDEAATTRTFELEGFSRINGREMDMARIDQTIPRGAVEIWEITNASNTYHNFHVHLVHFQILDIDGDPPPPELAGWKDTVFLAPGQTVRIISRFDTEPDPDAPFMYHCHILDHEDAGMMGQYTIAPPTDNNAPTDR, encoded by the coding sequence ATGCGTCGCCCACCGGTCCGCCGAGCGATCCGCTGGGTCGCGCTCCTCGTCGCGACCGTCGCGCTGACCGCCGTCGCCGCCGGCGCGTGGGTGTACGCCCAGGCGCAGGAATCGACCGTCGACGACCTCGACTTCGCCAACCCGCTCGCGATCCCACCGCTGCTCGAGCCAGACATCGACGCCGACGGGCGCAAAACCTTCGACCTCACCCTGCAGTCGGGCGAGACTGATTTTCTCCCGGGCGCCCAGACCGCCACGTGGGGCGCAAACGACACCTACCTCGGCCCGACACTGCGCGCCCGCCGCGGCGACGACGTGCGCATCCGCGTCGCCAACGACCTGGCCGAGCCGACGACGCTGCACTGGCACGGCATGGCCCTGCCCGGCGCGATGGACGGCGGACCCCACCAGATGATCGACCCCGGCGAGATCTGGCAGCCGCACTGGCTCATCGACCAGCCCGCCGCCACCCTCTGGTACCACCCCCACCCCCACGGGCGCACCGCCGACCACGTCTACCGCGGCATCGCCGGGATGTTCATCATCGACGAGCACGACACCGACGAGCTGGCGTTGCCGTCCGACTACGGGGTCGACGACATCCCCGTCATCGTCCAGGACAAGCAATTCGACGGCGACGGGCAGCTCAGCACCGCCGAAGGGCCCGCCAGCCTCGTCGGCGTCCTCGGCGACGACATCCTCGTCAACGGCACCCACAACCCGCACCTCGACGTCGCCGACCAACGGGTGCGGCTGCGGCTGCTGAACGCCTCCAACGCCCGCGTCTACGACTTCGGCTTCGACGACGACCGCCGGTTCGCTCTCATCGGCTCCGACTCCGGACTGCTCGACGAGCCCGTCGACAGCACCCGGGTGCAGCTCGCACCCGGTGAACGCGCCGAGATCATCGTCGAGCTGCACCCAGGGGAGCGCACGACCTTGCGCAGCTACCCGCCCGACCTCGGCATGGGCTTCCCGCTTGAACGCACTAACGGCGGACACGACACCTTCGACGTCCTGCAGCTGCGCGCAGCCGACCAACTGCGCGACGCGCCGCCGCTTCCCGGCACGCTGGCCTCCGTCGAGCGTCACCGGCCCGACGAGGCAGCCACCACCCGCACCTTTGAGCTCGAGGGCTTCTCCCGCATCAACGGCCGAGAGATGGACATGGCCCGCATCGACCAGACCATCCCGCGCGGCGCCGTCGAGATCTGGGAGATCACCAATGCGAGCAACACCTACCACAACTTCCACGTCCACCTGGTGCACTTCCAGATCCTCGACATCGACGGGGACCCACCGCCGCCCGAGCTCGCCGGATGGAAAGACACCGTCTTCCTCGCCCCCGGCCAGACCGTGCGCATCATCAGCCGCTTCGACACCGAACCCGACCCCGACGCCCCGTTCATGTACCACTGCCACATCCTCGACCACGAGGACGCCGGCATGATGGGCCAATACACCATCGCCCCGCCGACGGACAACAACGCGCCCACCGACCGTTGA